One genomic window of Ziziphus jujuba cultivar Dongzao chromosome 4, ASM3175591v1 includes the following:
- the LOC125419258 gene encoding DNA-directed RNA polymerase subunit beta'-like — translation MANPTQRNMEVLMAERANLAFHNKVIDGTAIKRLRKHPREGPEIIKDGMGMEAFQPNILRIPLFFTTQGFETFQNREISTGASAIREQLADLDLRIIIDYSLVEWKELGEESPTGNEWEDQKVGRRRDFLVRRMELAKNFIRTNIEPEWMVLCLLPVLPPELRPIIQIDGGKLMSSDINELYRRVIYRNNTLIDLLTTSRSTPGELVMCQEKLVQEAVDTLLDNGIRGQPMRDGHNKAYKSFSDVIEGKEGRFRETLLSKRVDYSGRKRLLKDLLSLGQRETKKERCS, via the exons ATGGCGAACCCCACTCAGCGGAATATGGAGGTACTTATGGCAGAACGGGCTAATCTGGCCTTTCACAATAAAGTGATAGATGGAACTGCCATTAAACGGCTAAGGAAACATCCG CGGGAAGGCCCAGAGATCATAAAGGATGGGATGGGAATGGAGGCATTCCAGCCCAACATACTCCG CATCCCACTTTTTTTTACTACCCAAGGCTTCGAGACATTTCAAAATCGAGAAATTTCTACTGGAGCAAGTGCTATCCGAGAACAATTAGCTGATCTGGATTTGcgaattattatagattattcgtTGGTAGAATGGAAAGAATTAGGGGAAGAAAGCCCCACAGGTAATGAATGGGAAGATCAAAAAGTTGGAAGAAGAAGGGATTTTTTGGTTAGACGCATGGAATTAGCTAAGAATTTTATTCGAACAAATATAGAACCCGAGTGGATGGTTTTATGTCTATTACCAGTTCTTCCTCCCGAGTTGAGACCTATTATTCAGATAGATGGGGGTAAACTAATGAGCTCGGATATTAATGAACTCTATAGAAGAGTTATCTATCGGAACAATACTCTTATCGATCTATTAACCACAAGTAGATCTACGCCAGGGGAATTAGTAATGTGTCAGGAGAAATTGGTACAAGAAGCCGTGGATACACTTCTTGATAATGGAATCCGCGGACAACCAATGAGGGACGGTCATAATAAGGCTTACAAGTCGTTTTCAGATGTAATTGAAGGCAAAGAAGGAAGATTTCGTGAGACACTGCTTAGCAAACGTGTTGATTATTCGGGGCGTAAACGCTTACTAAAAGACTTACTTTCATTAGGCCAGCGTGAAACTAAGAAAGAGAGATGTTCCTAA